One Terriglobia bacterium DNA segment encodes these proteins:
- a CDS encoding DUF3592 domain-containing protein — protein MTSGTRAVLRIIAIALFIFFLGFLGLSVPLYWGQYRILRTWPAAEGEVVGSRVLTRGTPSGPLNDIEVQFAYAVSGRPQIGVIHSNHLSTSHARKEKQAAQFPVGSRHSIRYNPADPRDIRAQVGYNMHFFAVPIFVSGVGAIFVVISLVIWLFSSRNR, from the coding sequence ATGACCTCCGGGACGCGCGCGGTCCTGCGCATCATTGCCATCGCTCTCTTTATCTTCTTCCTTGGCTTCCTCGGGCTGTCAGTTCCTCTGTATTGGGGGCAGTATAGGATCCTGCGCACCTGGCCGGCGGCGGAGGGCGAGGTCGTCGGCAGCCGTGTGCTGACACGGGGGACCCCGAGTGGGCCGCTCAACGACATCGAAGTGCAGTTCGCGTACGCAGTGAGCGGGCGGCCGCAGATTGGCGTCATCCACTCCAACCACCTGAGCACCAGCCACGCGCGCAAGGAGAAACAGGCAGCGCAGTTTCCCGTCGGCAGCCGCCACTCCATCCGCTACAACCCCGCCGACCCGCGCGATATCCGGGCGCAGGTGGGCTACAACATGCACTTCTTCGCCGTCCCCATCTTCGTCAGCGGAGTGGGTGCGATCTTTGTTGTGATCAGTCTGGTGATCTGGCTTTTTTCTTCCCGAAACCGCTAG
- a CDS encoding heme exporter protein CcmB, protein MSTVAVLRTTLAKDLRLEWRSKDAINSMLFFALLVVVIFSFSFEPTSEEARRIAGGLMWVAFLFAAVVALNQTWARELRNQVLDAYRVSPAPGASLFLAKTLGNFIFVMVLECLMAPLFVVFYNLRSVGPEYLLALDAALGTWALVVNGTFFAAMSLRTRAREIMLPLLLFPISIPALLAMVSATTATLTGESSPILALEFLAVYDLVFTIICLLLFDTVLHAE, encoded by the coding sequence ATGAGCACCGTCGCCGTTTTGCGCACCACGCTGGCCAAGGATCTCCGCCTGGAGTGGCGCTCCAAGGACGCCATCAACTCCATGTTGTTCTTCGCCCTGCTGGTGGTGGTGATCTTCAGCTTTTCTTTTGAGCCGACCTCGGAAGAGGCGCGACGCATCGCCGGCGGTCTGATGTGGGTGGCCTTTTTGTTCGCGGCGGTGGTGGCGCTCAACCAGACCTGGGCGCGCGAACTGCGCAACCAGGTGCTGGACGCCTACCGCGTCTCGCCCGCGCCCGGCGCGTCCTTGTTCCTCGCCAAGACCCTCGGCAACTTTATCTTCGTGATGGTGCTGGAGTGCCTGATGGCGCCGCTGTTCGTCGTTTTCTACAACCTGCGCAGCGTCGGTCCGGAATATCTGCTGGCACTCGACGCCGCACTGGGGACCTGGGCCCTGGTTGTGAACGGGACATTCTTCGCCGCCATGTCGCTGCGCACCCGGGCGCGCGAGATCATGCTGCCGCTACTCCTCTTTCCCATCTCGATCCCTGCGCTGCTGGCCATGGTCAGCGCCACCACGGCCACCCTCACCGGAGAATCCTCGCCCATTCTCGCGCTCGAGTTCCTGGCGGTCTATGACCTTGTTTTCACCATCATCTGCCTGCTACTGTTCGATACGGTGTTGCACGCCGAATGA
- a CDS encoding PilZ domain-containing protein: MPLGTLADTSYQRYAAGTAVIWWMIEGGAYYVERTSTPDARNRSPAARGNMVRREQRERIVLPVKVFSSNARGEPLSEMACVTEVSQNGARVEGVGCITRVNEIISLEHNGHRVQFRVVWIGESGTRMAGCAGLQTLAPQKAMFGIELSSPSLDSFDPTLPHGAPPGTTTGIIDRRVVERRQEQERRRHPRYKCAGSAEFRKQGTDLAGWGKVSDICLGGCYVEVTSPLPIDTPVEMVVNVCGEQARTRGLVRSHHPGFGMGIAFVETAPEQIETLEQIVAVLAGGAPARKPNVVAPPAGTRPPSPAAAAALEAIIKWFSTHETLSRQDFLRLIEQKKTDPAATTQR, from the coding sequence ATGCCACTCGGAACCTTGGCAGATACGAGTTACCAAAGGTATGCCGCGGGTACCGCCGTCATCTGGTGGATGATCGAGGGCGGCGCATACTACGTTGAACGGACCAGCACGCCGGACGCCCGGAACCGCAGTCCGGCGGCGCGAGGCAATATGGTACGCCGAGAGCAACGCGAACGGATCGTGCTGCCGGTCAAGGTATTCAGCAGCAACGCCCGGGGAGAGCCGTTGTCGGAGATGGCATGCGTCACCGAAGTGAGCCAGAACGGTGCTCGCGTTGAAGGCGTCGGGTGCATCACCCGGGTAAACGAGATCATTTCACTGGAACACAACGGACACCGGGTGCAATTCCGCGTGGTGTGGATCGGCGAGTCGGGCACGCGCATGGCCGGATGCGCCGGGCTCCAGACCTTGGCGCCGCAGAAGGCCATGTTCGGCATCGAACTGTCTTCGCCCAGCCTCGACAGCTTCGATCCCACCCTTCCGCACGGCGCTCCGCCGGGTACCACGACGGGGATCATCGATCGCCGCGTGGTGGAACGGCGGCAGGAACAGGAGCGGCGCCGGCATCCGCGCTACAAGTGTGCCGGCTCCGCCGAATTCCGCAAGCAGGGCACCGACCTTGCTGGATGGGGAAAGGTGTCGGACATCTGTCTGGGCGGCTGCTACGTGGAAGTGACGTCGCCACTCCCCATCGACACTCCTGTTGAGATGGTAGTCAACGTGTGCGGCGAACAAGCGCGCACGCGAGGGCTGGTGCGCTCGCACCACCCCGGCTTCGGAATGGGGATTGCCTTCGTCGAGACTGCGCCGGAGCAGATAGAGACCCTAGAGCAGATCGTCGCCGTGCTAGCGGGTGGCGCACCGGCGCGGAAACCAAATGTGGTTGCGCCACCGGCGGGCACACGCCCGCCCAGTCCGGCGGCCGCAGCGGCGCTCGAAGCAATCATCAAGTGGTTCAGCACGCACGAGACTCTCTCCCGGCAGGACTTCCTGCGCCTCATCGAACAGAAAAAGACAGACCCCGCCGCTACTACCCAACGCTGA
- a CDS encoding ribonuclease HI family protein, whose product MSDLVAYVDGGSHGNPGPSGIGVVIEDSGGETIRIAKWIGHQDNNVAEYVALMEALQNALTLKARALHVFSDSQVVVRQMTGEYACRSPRLYSLHWTCRKLARSLRFSIAHIPREHNEEANHLANHAVRERIQF is encoded by the coding sequence ATGTCCGATCTCGTAGCTTATGTGGACGGCGGCTCTCACGGGAATCCGGGGCCGTCGGGCATTGGCGTCGTCATCGAGGATTCCGGCGGAGAGACCATCCGCATCGCCAAGTGGATCGGGCACCAGGACAACAACGTGGCCGAGTATGTTGCCCTGATGGAGGCGCTGCAGAATGCCCTCACCCTGAAGGCAAGGGCGCTTCACGTCTTTTCCGATTCCCAGGTCGTGGTCCGGCAGATGACCGGCGAATACGCCTGCCGCAGCCCGCGCCTTTACTCCTTGCACTGGACCTGCCGCAAGCTGGCCCGCTCCCTCCGCTTCTCCATCGCTCACATCCCGCGGGAGCACAACGAGGAGGCCAACCATCTGGCCAACCATGCGGTCCGCGAGCGGATTCAATTCTGA
- a CDS encoding rhodanese-like domain-containing protein gives MRNPFICFAAMALALICAWELHAQQARTSSDAHAIDSARLINPEDLVKLLQSSKGEKPLVLMVGFHVLYAQAHIPSAEYAGAGSEERGIQQLRKRAEALSRKKLIVIYCGCCPWAHCPNVGPAYKELQSMGFTNVKVLYIADNFGADWISKGYPVEKGQ, from the coding sequence ATGAGGAATCCATTTATCTGTTTTGCGGCGATGGCCCTGGCGCTGATCTGCGCGTGGGAACTGCACGCGCAGCAGGCCAGAACATCTTCGGACGCGCACGCAATCGACAGCGCGCGCCTCATTAACCCGGAGGACCTGGTCAAATTGCTTCAGTCATCCAAGGGCGAAAAGCCCCTGGTCCTCATGGTGGGATTCCACGTTCTGTACGCGCAGGCACATATTCCTAGCGCCGAGTACGCCGGTGCGGGCTCCGAGGAGCGCGGGATCCAACAGTTGCGCAAGCGCGCGGAGGCCCTTTCACGCAAAAAGCTCATCGTGATCTACTGCGGCTGCTGTCCCTGGGCGCACTGTCCGAACGTGGGGCCAGCTTACAAGGAACTCCAGAGCATGGGGTTCACCAACGTCAAGGTGCTCTACATCGCCGATAACTTCGGCGCAGACTGGATCTCGAAAGGCTATCCGGTCGAAAAAGGACAATAG
- a CDS encoding cytochrome c family protein, which produces MRNHQRLFAVLLGLTFVFVACSTLVAEEKKAPKDTYVLKAPMGGVKFQHKAHATDRNIKCDTCHHASKPEKASKAAQEACGDCHTSTATAPMKTKLQAAFHDATAKKGTCIDCHVKENAAGKKAPAAGKCMECHKKDNV; this is translated from the coding sequence GTGAGAAATCATCAACGACTGTTCGCTGTTCTGCTCGGCCTGACGTTCGTCTTCGTGGCTTGCTCCACACTGGTCGCGGAGGAGAAAAAGGCCCCCAAGGACACCTACGTCCTGAAGGCGCCCATGGGCGGAGTAAAGTTCCAGCACAAGGCGCACGCGACGGATCGCAACATCAAGTGCGACACCTGTCACCATGCGTCCAAACCCGAAAAAGCGTCGAAGGCGGCGCAGGAAGCCTGCGGCGACTGCCACACCTCGACGGCAACCGCACCCATGAAGACCAAACTCCAGGCGGCCTTCCACGATGCGACCGCCAAGAAGGGCACCTGCATTGACTGCCACGTGAAAGAAAACGCGGCGGGCAAGAAGGCGCCGGCGGCAGGCAAGTGCATGGAGTGCCACAAGAAAGATAACGTCTAG
- a CDS encoding adenylate/guanylate cyclase domain-containing protein, whose translation MISALACVSVFSVAGSPLMSDLESWGYDLLVHPALDSPPHSEVVIVDFDDAAVGALRSFPVPRKAVAQVVRRISAGGPAIIGLDLLLVDKRTPEGDLDLAQAITEAGNVIVASQFGSEQIPDENPLPEYCEPDPAAIPYCKSGAAMARGFVNMPVDDDGFIRRTFLLPPRNVAALPFPLALASLFRRQPLQRSDAGTYRLGTTSLPLDESGLNTVRIGAWSSRPAIRVSALEFLQGKGDAGTFKGKIVLIGQSSAAGKDRHFTPVFRFAQADGTRKMFSGTEIHAAALGTLLDGSAIRVMSRPVLWGMIFLLGWLVATLVLISGPGFGVLAVIAANLALYGFAQALLTWEHAWLRFVAGEAVVLLVLPAGLGHRFVTERLLKSKAEAERAQLMGIFSRYVSPEVADEIWRRRGEIVLAGQERVATVLFSDIRSFTKITAGKPSAEVLEWLNDYFTAMAAIVRDEGGFLNKFIGDGLMAVFGVPVSHGEKEDACRSVRTALRMVQEVERMNQLHAADARRPPLKIGVGIHTGMLTAGNVGSSDRLEYSVIGETVNLASRLESLTKEFKSEIVLSPQTHELVQDCFPTRLLGETTVRGFEDTMQNMRVYGVASAQTGARA comes from the coding sequence GTGATCAGCGCACTGGCTTGTGTATCGGTGTTTTCGGTGGCTGGCTCGCCTCTGATGAGCGACTTGGAGAGCTGGGGCTACGACCTTCTCGTCCATCCCGCCCTGGATTCCCCGCCGCACTCCGAGGTCGTGATCGTTGATTTCGACGATGCGGCCGTCGGCGCATTGCGCAGTTTTCCCGTGCCGCGGAAGGCGGTCGCGCAGGTCGTGCGACGTATCTCGGCTGGTGGTCCGGCAATCATCGGGTTGGATCTCCTGCTCGTCGATAAACGCACGCCAGAGGGCGACCTCGATCTGGCCCAAGCCATTACTGAAGCCGGGAACGTAATCGTTGCCAGCCAGTTCGGCTCAGAACAGATTCCGGATGAGAACCCGCTGCCCGAATACTGCGAACCTGATCCTGCGGCGATCCCGTACTGCAAGTCCGGCGCCGCGATGGCCAGGGGCTTCGTCAACATGCCGGTGGACGACGACGGCTTCATCCGCCGGACGTTCCTGTTGCCGCCGAGGAATGTTGCGGCGCTGCCCTTTCCGCTGGCCCTGGCCAGCCTGTTCCGGCGACAGCCGCTGCAACGCAGCGACGCGGGCACCTACCGGCTAGGTACCACCTCACTCCCGCTGGACGAGAGCGGATTGAACACGGTCCGCATCGGCGCTTGGAGCAGTCGGCCTGCCATCCGCGTATCAGCCCTCGAGTTCCTCCAAGGCAAAGGTGATGCCGGGACATTCAAGGGAAAGATCGTTCTGATCGGCCAAAGCAGTGCCGCCGGCAAGGATCGGCACTTTACACCGGTCTTCCGCTTCGCGCAGGCGGACGGCACCCGCAAGATGTTTTCCGGCACGGAGATCCATGCTGCGGCGCTGGGAACGCTGCTCGACGGCAGCGCGATCCGAGTGATGAGCAGACCGGTGTTGTGGGGAATGATTTTCTTATTAGGCTGGCTTGTGGCTACCTTGGTGCTCATATCGGGGCCGGGATTTGGCGTGCTCGCGGTGATTGCCGCCAACCTGGCGCTGTACGGATTCGCCCAGGCTTTGCTGACATGGGAGCATGCGTGGCTTCGCTTTGTCGCTGGCGAGGCCGTCGTGCTGCTCGTGCTCCCCGCGGGCCTGGGTCACCGATTTGTCACCGAACGGCTGCTGAAGTCGAAGGCCGAAGCAGAGCGGGCGCAGCTCATGGGAATCTTTTCACGCTACGTCTCTCCCGAGGTGGCGGACGAGATCTGGCGGCGACGGGGCGAAATCGTCCTTGCCGGGCAGGAGCGGGTCGCGACCGTGCTGTTCTCCGATATCCGCAGCTTCACCAAGATCACAGCCGGCAAACCTTCCGCAGAAGTGCTGGAGTGGTTGAACGACTACTTCACCGCGATGGCTGCGATCGTTCGGGACGAGGGCGGCTTTCTCAACAAATTCATCGGCGACGGTCTTATGGCGGTCTTTGGCGTGCCCGTGAGCCACGGAGAGAAAGAGGACGCTTGTCGCTCCGTCCGCACGGCCTTGCGCATGGTGCAGGAGGTCGAACGGATGAATCAGCTCCATGCGGCAGACGCTCGCCGGCCACCGCTCAAGATCGGCGTGGGGATTCACACCGGGATGTTGACGGCCGGCAACGTCGGCTCCAGCGACCGCCTGGAGTACTCGGTGATCGGCGAGACCGTGAACCTGGCCTCGCGCCTGGAGTCCCTGACCAAGGAATTTAAGAGCGAGATCGTGCTTAGCCCGCAGACGCACGAGCTGGTGCAGGACTGCTTCCCTACGCGGCTGTTGGGGGAGACCACCGTGCGTGGCTTCGAAGATACAATGCAGAACATGAGAGTGTACGGCGTGGCAAGCGCGCAGACTGGCGCCCGCGCCTGA
- a CDS encoding ABC transporter substrate-binding protein: MNRGFDRDSIVRSMRLVALVGAVLLCCAALASAEEPGVTDKKVLIGSCSALEGPARLLGLETVKGATAYLHLVDEKGGVYGRKVELLAFDDSYDPEKTTACFNRLLKEGVFAAGFFVGTPTAAKYVPMAEEHKLPVVGLFTGAQLLYSPLKHWVINVRASYYDETRDMVNGLVNDLNIKKVGVIYQDDAFGKAVLDGVRIALEKHHLAPTGLGTFQRASLDVDGGIRTARATNPEAVVLVGPYAPVAEIVKRSHAQGWHPIFLTVSFVGTEAFIKDAGKDAEGTIITQVVPPYDRTDFPTIAMYREAINKFYGGSEPSFASLEGFVDAMVLVEGLKRAGKEPTRAKLISSIESIHKMDVGLGKLVLDYGPEDHKGFDTVYSTVVKGGKPVVFTDWKTVRK; the protein is encoded by the coding sequence GTGAACAGAGGTTTCGATCGCGATTCCATCGTTCGCAGCATGCGGCTGGTAGCCCTTGTGGGCGCCGTACTGCTGTGCTGTGCCGCGCTCGCATCGGCGGAAGAGCCCGGCGTGACAGACAAAAAGGTGCTCATCGGTTCCTGTTCGGCATTGGAAGGGCCGGCGAGGCTCCTGGGCCTTGAAACCGTCAAGGGCGCGACTGCCTATCTTCATCTTGTCGATGAGAAAGGCGGTGTATACGGCCGCAAGGTGGAGTTGCTGGCCTTCGACGACAGCTACGATCCGGAGAAGACCACCGCCTGCTTCAACCGCCTGCTGAAAGAAGGGGTTTTTGCTGCAGGATTTTTCGTGGGCACGCCTACGGCTGCCAAGTACGTGCCGATGGCGGAAGAGCACAAGCTGCCTGTGGTCGGGTTGTTCACCGGCGCGCAGCTCCTGTATTCGCCGTTGAAGCACTGGGTCATCAACGTCCGCGCCTCGTATTACGACGAGACCCGAGACATGGTGAATGGCCTGGTGAACGATCTCAACATCAAGAAGGTCGGCGTGATCTATCAGGATGACGCCTTCGGAAAAGCAGTCCTGGACGGCGTGAGGATCGCGCTGGAAAAACATCACCTGGCGCCGACAGGACTGGGCACGTTCCAGAGGGCCTCGCTGGACGTGGACGGAGGCATCCGCACGGCGCGAGCGACTAATCCCGAAGCCGTGGTGCTGGTCGGCCCCTACGCCCCGGTAGCGGAGATCGTGAAGCGCAGCCACGCGCAAGGATGGCATCCCATCTTCCTGACGGTGTCGTTCGTCGGCACTGAGGCGTTCATCAAAGACGCGGGGAAGGACGCCGAGGGGACAATCATCACCCAAGTGGTGCCCCCGTACGACCGCACCGACTTCCCCACCATCGCCATGTACCGCGAAGCGATCAACAAGTTCTATGGAGGGTCGGAGCCTAGCTTCGCCAGCCTGGAAGGATTCGTTGACGCCATGGTGCTGGTCGAAGGCCTGAAACGGGCTGGAAAGGAACCGACCCGGGCCAAGCTCATTTCGTCCATCGAATCCATCCACAAGATGGACGTTGGCCTGGGCAAGCTGGTGCTGGACTACGGGCCGGAAGACCACAAGGGCTTCGACACGGTTTACTCAACCGTGGTTAAAGGCGGGAAACCCGTCGTGTTCACCGATTGGAAGACGGTGAGGAAGTAG
- a CDS encoding cytochrome c biogenesis protein, translating to MRTVFIVCSLIVFALLSYGLQQALVAAPTEATMGDVQRIFYYHVPSAWTAFLCFIANFIASIVYLANRNEKLDAFALSAAEVGVVFCTVVLLTGPIWARPVWGIWWTWDARLTSTLVLWLIYVSYLMLRRYATGSQTGVLAAALAVFGFLDVLFVYMAIRWFRTQHPQPVVGGSQGSGIDPSMLHALLMNFLAFAAYAAMLLWLRYKLERTRHMVEAAHVAQAIAGGAR from the coding sequence ATGAGAACCGTATTCATTGTTTGTTCGCTGATCGTATTCGCTCTGCTTTCCTACGGACTTCAGCAGGCCCTGGTTGCCGCCCCGACCGAAGCCACGATGGGCGACGTCCAGCGCATCTTCTACTACCACGTGCCTTCGGCCTGGACGGCGTTTCTGTGCTTCATCGCTAACTTCATCGCCTCGATCGTCTACCTGGCAAACCGCAACGAGAAGCTCGACGCCTTCGCCCTCTCGGCAGCGGAAGTGGGCGTGGTCTTCTGCACCGTGGTGCTTCTGACCGGGCCCATCTGGGCGCGGCCGGTGTGGGGCATCTGGTGGACCTGGGACGCGCGCCTGACCTCCACCCTGGTCCTGTGGCTGATCTACGTCAGCTACCTGATGCTGCGCCGCTACGCCACCGGGAGCCAGACCGGGGTACTGGCGGCGGCGCTGGCCGTATTCGGCTTCCTGGACGTGCTCTTCGTATACATGGCGATCCGCTGGTTCCGCACCCAGCATCCGCAGCCGGTGGTGGGCGGCAGCCAGGGATCGGGGATCGATCCCAGCATGCTCCACGCCCTGCTGATGAATTTCCTGGCCTTCGCCGCCTACGCGGCCATGCTCTTGTGGCTGCGCTACAAGCTGGAACGCACCCGCCATATGGTGGAAGCGGCGCACGTGGCGCAGGCCATCGCGGGAGGCGCGCGATGA
- a CDS encoding GNAT family N-acetyltransferase, whose amino-acid sequence MIATPELRTERLLLRAFRRQDIPDIVRLAGAREVAATTLRIPHPYTEADAHRFLDTLQTGPANELGAVFAITLLDTGELCGAVGLHPDPVHPRAELGYWIGVPYWGRGYATEAARAVLAYGFDVLKLHRIWANHFKDNAPSGLVLRKLGMRYEGCSREHIEKWGRFIDLENYAILASEWR is encoded by the coding sequence GTGATCGCCACTCCCGAGCTGCGCACAGAGCGCCTTCTGCTGCGTGCATTCCGCCGGCAGGACATCCCAGACATCGTGCGTCTGGCCGGCGCGCGCGAAGTGGCTGCGACGACCCTGCGCATTCCGCATCCGTACACCGAGGCAGACGCGCACAGGTTCCTCGACACTCTGCAGACTGGTCCGGCCAACGAACTTGGTGCGGTCTTCGCCATCACGCTGCTTGATACCGGCGAGCTCTGTGGCGCCGTCGGCTTGCATCCCGACCCGGTACATCCGCGAGCCGAGCTGGGATACTGGATTGGCGTGCCCTACTGGGGACGCGGCTATGCCACCGAGGCCGCCCGTGCCGTCCTCGCCTACGGCTTCGACGTGTTGAAGCTGCACCGCATCTGGGCCAACCACTTCAAGGACAACGCCCCCTCCGGACTCGTCTTGCGGAAGCTCGGTATGCGCTACGAAGGCTGTTCCCGCGAGCACATAGAAAAATGGGGCCGCTTCATCGACCTGGAGAATTACGCCATCCTCGCCTCGGAGTGGCGCTAG
- a CDS encoding PilZ domain-containing protein, translating to MDVRVRVLADTKGRPIHSFGRGHDLSEGGMALYVPLDLKTGQQIKLEFELPHARMKFGIRCVVRNTDGYRYGIEFVALSPAEKEALHRAVTVLALTAERARASD from the coding sequence GTGGACGTTCGCGTCCGGGTTTTGGCCGACACCAAAGGACGGCCTATCCACAGCTTCGGCCGCGGCCACGATCTGAGCGAAGGCGGCATGGCGCTCTACGTTCCCCTGGACCTGAAGACCGGGCAGCAGATCAAGCTGGAATTCGAACTGCCGCACGCGCGCATGAAATTCGGCATCCGCTGCGTGGTCCGCAACACCGACGGCTACCGCTACGGCATCGAGTTCGTCGCCCTCAGCCCGGCAGAAAAAGAAGCCTTGCACCGCGCCGTGACTGTGCTGGCGCTCACCGCTGAGAGAGCGCGCGCCTCGGATTAG
- a CDS encoding DUF928 domain-containing protein, giving the protein MKVHTSSWLIVALIFLLQFSSWAQTQPQTSKPPAKPAVETAKPPEAKKAARPRVVTDLSGFDLLDPGKAKKQTMIAGATRGGPRATALAPRLAKFYGSSPVFQWSYPGKTKKFNFVLRDDSDSELLRTEVVGTEFRYPATAPQLAPGRTYFWTVEPAVMMLAEPSAPVGFVVVPAEQRQEIDERFAKVKNRDGYAAAYERAQILTDQRLWYDAIGAYTDLIAKFPDRPKLYEQRGMIYAQFEVTQAPADQDFARAEELRAKP; this is encoded by the coding sequence ATGAAGGTGCACACTTCGTCCTGGCTCATCGTCGCACTGATCTTCTTGCTGCAGTTTTCATCCTGGGCCCAGACGCAACCTCAAACCAGCAAGCCTCCCGCGAAGCCGGCGGTGGAGACGGCCAAGCCGCCTGAAGCCAAGAAGGCGGCGCGTCCCCGCGTTGTGACCGACCTCTCCGGCTTCGACCTGCTCGATCCCGGCAAAGCCAAGAAGCAGACCATGATTGCCGGCGCCACGCGAGGCGGGCCCCGCGCCACGGCGCTGGCTCCGCGGTTGGCGAAGTTCTATGGTTCGTCGCCGGTGTTCCAGTGGAGTTATCCCGGGAAGACGAAGAAATTCAACTTCGTGCTCAGGGACGACTCGGACTCGGAACTCCTGCGTACGGAGGTGGTGGGGACGGAGTTCCGCTATCCCGCGACCGCGCCGCAGCTTGCTCCCGGTAGGACATACTTCTGGACAGTGGAACCGGCCGTGATGATGCTGGCGGAGCCGTCCGCGCCGGTCGGATTCGTCGTCGTGCCCGCAGAGCAGCGGCAGGAGATTGATGAGCGGTTCGCGAAGGTCAAGAATCGTGACGGGTATGCCGCGGCCTACGAGCGGGCGCAAATTCTCACCGATCAGCGGCTCTGGTATGACGCCATCGGCGCCTACACCGATCTCATCGCAAAATTTCCCGATCGCCCTAAGCTCTACGAGCAGCGGGGGATGATCTACGCGCAGTTCGAGGTGACGCAGGCGCCTGCCGACCAGGACTTCGCCCGCGCCGAGGAGCTGAGGGCAAAACCGTAA
- a CDS encoding CcmD family protein, whose translation MNKLYFLYAAYVVTWVVHISYLLILGRKAARLRREIEDLKR comes from the coding sequence ATGAACAAGCTGTACTTCCTTTATGCCGCCTACGTCGTCACCTGGGTGGTGCACATCTCCTATCTCCTGATCCTGGGACGCAAGGCTGCACGCTTGCGGCGGGAGATCGAAGACCTGAAGCGCTAG